The genomic region CATCTTCTTTACTTCAACCACACAGATGTCTCCATCTTTGCTTCCGCTACAATAGAAACAGTTGAGCATATTCATTAAAGGAACATATACACTGACAAGtaatataaatgtaattaattCTCCAAAACTTTCCAAACATCATAAACCAGTCCTAGGCACATGGCCTATATTCTCAGACTTGGGGTCCATTCaatttttccaagtttttccatgtatttggaggatcCTTATATGGGAGTACtctaagaaaaatgaagagtcagaGCAGCATAAATCCTGACTATTCCGCCCTTCCCTCTTTCTCCAACtcttcattcattttcatcTGTCCCTGCTCGATTCTCTTCATGAGAACCCAGCCAAGTAAAAACAAATACACAGATGACATGTATATCAAGTATTGACACACAGACACATCTACACCACACAATTCACACCTTCAGCTACAATATAACCATGGAAATAGAActcttaaatatataaaactgtTTCCAGCACAAATTTCTGCAGTGAGAAAAACATGAATCGGGAATAGGTTTGAAAATAAATACTATTAAGAAATTGACATTTTCAAACAGTCAAACCAAAAGCAACGATGTACATTTTGTTATTTCCAAACATGAACCTTTGATAGAAGCCGAAAATCCATAAGGCAAAGCTGAATACTTACAGAGCAAGATATTTTCCATCCAGGCTAACAGACATAACAGAAGCAGGCTTTCCGAGTAATCTTTTATGCCCAATTTTATTCCACGTGCTTATGTCATAAACTGCAGTAACTGCTTTATCACCTGTCAAAAGACAGCATAGAACTTTCATAAAAGTGAAACATTAACAGAAGGTAAATTGTTTACAAGAAACAAAACATGCATACCCCTTTGAACAGTGCAAAACAAAAATGGTTTTGTCCCATCCTTGGAGAACCGACATAATTCAATCTTTTCATCCTACAAgatgaggcattaccaaaaaaaTTGTCAGGAAGACTGAAAGCTGCAGTATTCAACAAGAAACTGCTTGGTTAAAGAAATGGTACCGAGTTGCGAGCTAAAGTCATCAAAGGAACACCATCTTCTGTCTTCCATATTCTTGCAGAACCATCAGTTGATGTTGAAGCTAAGAACTCAGAATCTAGGCTAGAATATGACAAACAGATCAGACCAAATTCAAAAGTTAGGTTGGAAACCAAATTGAGATTAATCAATTTAGGAAAATATACTTTATGATTCATGTTTTTACCAAAATCCATAGATGAACAAAAAGATATTCAGACCATTTTCGAATGGTTATTTGATAATTGAAGAGCAAATAAGTCTTATAACACTTATCTTGTCAATAACATTTTTATAGAGTAATTAGATTATTgcattttaaaaagaaatagaaacttaaataatttaagattgtatgaaaaataatgagcaaaaaatattttctgcatGATTGCATACAGATAGGCTCGATTGTTACCTAAAATCCATATCTCGAAAGGATTTATGCGCTCTTACTTCATCTACAATGATGCGTAGAGTTGGCCATTCCAAGATTCTAAGCCGTCCATCCTATTGTTAATCAATATTAGAAGTTAACaacacgaaaaaaaaaaacccacaaaatattgattaaattcCAAGCAACTACTTACCACCCCACCAGCAGCAAATCTAGAACCATCAACACTGAAAGCTAGGCATTTTTGCGGGCCCGCATCTAGGAGAGGAGGTAATTCTTTGGTGGACAGCTGTAAATGTGTTTCTTGACCATACAACTCAAACAACCTGCATATTACAAGAAATATCTCATTCTATAAGAACATTATGCCTGAAAATTATAGCTATAATAATCATCAGtctgaaaaatttcaaaatttcccctgtttcgctggTCACAATGCATAAAAGCAATTGTTCAACTCCTCTTCTACCCAACACTCCCCGGTCCCCAGttaaatacatgcatatatatatgtatgtatgtatctCACTTTTTTCCATCCAACAGCTCCAAAGCCAAAAAGGGAAACCTTGTGCAAGCTATATGATGACTACGCTCAAGATGGAAAAATCCCATACTCCCGCGCATCTCTCCATGACCTTacttaaactaataaaaacagAGAGAAATGCAAAGCAGAAGTTCCCCAAAAGGCCAAAACATACAACAAAACCACTAGTCACAGACTTAATCAGCAAATTCCCATACACAACTTGCCCAGACATGATTTCAATCTCATAAACAGATTAAACAAAATTTCTTATAACTTCAATAAAACAGCATCCTAATATTCATCAAGAAGCATTTTGTAGTGATATTAATTAATACTTACAAAAATTGACTACTCGCAAGTTTTTGAGCTATGgcaataaacaagtaaaaaaaccagtgtaataaaaggaaaagaaagaacttACTTGCAGCCTCCATTAGTGGTAGAGCAAACAAAACAATCTCCACTTGGGTGCACTGCAATGGTTATTGGATCACCATCACTTTCTTCAAGCTCATGCCTAGCCTAATAAAacaaatgtaaatatataaacatcaaGTCCAACtaactaatataaaaaataaatcaaataacataaaccAGACAATGACCCTTTTTGTAGTTATAAAAAGCAATGCTTCcctttttagaaaaaaaattaaaagaactcTAAACTATTCCACTTTTCTTAAGTAAGGCTATAGCTTTattgtatcaaaatattatCTTCAAGGTATAAAATTTGGTGcaacaataaagttattttagCCTAAAAAATTATACAACAATGAAGTCAGAaaagtaaattttcttctacaatgaagaaaacaagaaaaccCCATGAAAATTGTTtcttcaattaaaataaatttaataataaataaataaccatcCCCCCCCCCCCACTTTAAAATTGGAGGGAGAATTGCCACAGTCATCCAAAAAAACCCTGAAAACGACAACCTCGTTTgctgaaaagaataaaaacccTACTTCCAGAAAACCAAAAAATGGAAACCCCAATtccataatttaaaaaagaaaaagcaaactttttaattttgtgataaCTTACCAACGGAGACGAAGAGAGAGAAGTGGTGTTGGGATCAAAAGGGAAAATCTCAAtaactgaagaagaagaagaagtggGTCGGGTCATTATCCGGGCCAAGACAACCCAATTGACGTTTTCGGGTCGACGGATCCATGACCCACACGAGACGGACCCACCTGCTTCACCTTCCattgaagaagaaatgaaagatatttttagttttagatatttaaaattttgctgGGTTTTGGAACGGTTGaagaagaaatttataaaaagtagGAGCCTTTGGGAAAGAAAATATAGTAAGGTGGGAGCAGGACAAAGCGAGAGAGGTACAAGGCTAACAAAGCGTATCCGGTTGTGGATTTTGGGGGGTGGATCCCACAGCAAGGTATTTTGGAAGCCCCGCCTCGCCTGTTTTACCAACATAAACAAAAGTCAACTCCGTTTTGAGAGTTTGGTTTTGGATATGCGAATCATCATCCCATATGATTCCGCCCAATTGGTGAAcagtgttttctttttcttttctttttttttttttaaacaaggttggttttctctattttttttataattttataaatttttaaatatttagataTTTAATCATTAGTccgattttagaaaaatattgttttaaactaCTTTTATGggttatatttattaaatttgattataaaataagGTTTATTGTGGtatatgtatttcataaaaaattatattttggtattcaattttggttttaaaattaattttatgaaagttAATGGCTAACagtgttatttttaaatttttatgactTTGTTAATAGAATAGATTTAGTGTTAATTGcgaattcatttaatttatatttgttttttttgttaaatgcATTCTAATAGTAGAGATTTCAgttgatttgataaaagttaattattaatattattagttaattttgaattttatcatctttaaaatctgaattaaacactaaaaattaacataattatctTCACATatcaaaatgtataatttttttatcaaatacaagtattacaaaaaggattaaaagacattaataccatattaaatataatgacaaattcaaatattaaataaaatgttaaaccaaaaaagagagtaaaatgttagatatcaaattgaatattagataaataataattttctactCGACATTTGATAACaagattaatttataatttgttaaaagaagaaattaaaattgacattATTGAGTAAGTGCaagtatgaaaattttattgggTTTGAACAAAGCATTCTCCAATAGTGTAAACAGAATATTAAGATGATCACCTATCACATCAATTGACTAAaatggtaatgaaatagtaCAATTTTCCATTGGTATTACTTTAGTATCCTCACTCCATATGATTGTAAGTTTTGGTTGGGTGAGAAAACATTATAAACTAATAAGATACtaagtataaaaatttacaagagtttaattgatttttaaaaatgtttgagGGTCTTTTATACCATTAAGTCTTATTTAATTTACTCATAAATTTTAGTACGGTAAAGTCATCATGGCTTTAGTGGAATTATAATtgagtgaattaattaaatttattttaatcaattagttaaataatattttgagaataGAAAATTAGTTATTGGGTTAGATAACTTATATGAGCTGGTTTAAGGTccaaataacatatataattgtacCCAATACATTAAACATGTCTAATAGTCCATTTAATACATGATGGGTGCAAATCCTAGTCCCAAAAGGGGGTGACACCGGGATGGCATCGCCCAGTTTATATAGTCCTAGTGGGACtatgtattttctattaaaataatattattttttccccTCTTGTTCAACTAGATCTCGTGTtttttctctataaatagagactatGAGTTAGGTCAAAATATACCATAGTAAGGTTGTTACATTTTATAGTGATATTTATtctacaaataaattatatttttcgagAGATCAACTTAAGTTTCTAGCTCATATAGAGAAATTGATATTCCTACTCGACTATCAATAACTTTTCATTGTGTGAAATAGGTTTAGTGTAATTAGAGCTCACTCTCTAAGCAAACTAAGGGTATGAGAATAGCAGAGTGTTGGATttagtgccctaagtgtagtttTTTTCGTCTAAGTACACTCGTAGttttttcaaacagattggttaataaaacaaatttattaattgcattaatatactttgtataattgtcctcgcatggtttttgcacgcaaagaaaaatggaagcaaatagaTAAGAAATCGAAAGACAACTAATACTAATCGGTATTACACGATCGGATCGTAGtatggaaagacaacttgtattagtagatgaatctaaacatatccttagtctaatcgaaaatgagtaaaccgattgaaagactaatatgtcatctatcaagtccaattggggagatgtcttATCTTGGGCATCTGagtggatgactcctagaagatagagacatagatgtgactgactagactgaTAGTGCATCAGACAGGACCCAAGCAGAATATATCCTGAATctgtttataatttattcacttgtgacattcatagtgtgacatacctaaatcccaAGTGGATGGTGGACTATGTATGTATGACttatacactttgatgtaagtaaaaaactaagttcaaataaataaggaatcGAAAGTTGGTGCATTGAGTGTACGACttttgtagtatgtagcatcattcacaatagtggaattcatagtcca from Gossypium raimondii isolate GPD5lz chromosome 1, ASM2569854v1, whole genome shotgun sequence harbors:
- the LOC105785320 gene encoding SEC12-like protein 1 — translated: MEGEAGGSVSCGSWIRRPENVNWVVLARIMTRPTSSSSSVIEIFPFDPNTTSLSSSPLARHELEESDGDPITIAVHPSGDCFVCSTTNGGCKLFELYGQETHLQLSTKELPPLLDAGPQKCLAFSVDGSRFAAGGVDGRLRILEWPTLRIIVDEVRAHKSFRDMDFSLDSEFLASTSTDGSARIWKTEDGVPLMTLARNSDEKIELCRFSKDGTKPFLFCTVQRGDKAVTAVYDISTWNKIGHKRLLGKPASVMSVSLDGKYLALGSKDGDICVVEVKKMEISHWNKRLHLGTSIASLEFCPSQRVVLTTSSQWGAMVTKLNVPADWKEWQIYLLLLGLFLASAVVFYIFFEKSDSFWNFPIAREQTRRNIDSFLGDAQSDDPNVFGPLDM